GCGCCGCCTGAGCAAGTACGTGCACCCCGACGCATTCCCCAGCGCGCAGCTGGTGATGGGCGTGACGCAGCTCAAGGAGGGGAGCGTGTGGAACACCATGCCCGCGCACACCCACCAGCGCCGCACCGAGGTCTACCTGTACTTCGGCCTGCCGCAGGATGGCGTCGTGTTCCACTTTCTGGGCGAGCCGGGCGAATCGCGCAGTGTGGTGGTGCGCGACGGCGACGTGGTGCTTTCCCCCAGCTGGTCCATCCACTCGGGGTGCGGCACCGGCGCGTACACCTTCTGCTGGGCCATGGGCGGCGAAAATCAGGCGTTTGCCGACATGCAGGGCGTGGCCATGGCCGACCTGCGCTGACGCACGGGACCCCCGCGTTCCACAGTCCGGAACACGGGGGTCTTGCCATTCTCGCGGAACGCGCTATCCTGACGCAGCATTAGTTTGAAGTCGCAACGAATTCGTGTCCGGTGATGTATCGGGCGGGTCGCGAAGGTGTCACTGGACGAAGGGTACGAACGTTAGGGAGGTGAAGAGCCCCATCGATCGCCTCCAGACGGGCGCTGGTGAGACACCGGGCCGCCCGGATGGACGCGGAAAAGCCGGTTCCGGGTAGTTTGCTGCAACGAGAAACAAATTCAGGTTCGCCATCGCGGCGCTCCCGCCGCCGATGCCCCCCATTCCCCCTCAGCCTCTTCGCAGTACCGCAGTACCAGTCCCGCAGATCTGCCAATTCCCGCCGTGCCGCAGGATCGCCGGAACCTCTTGAGGAGAGTCGACGATGAGATGGGCGAAGTTCTTTGTTTGTGCAGCCGCGCTGCTGCTGGGGGCGCAACCCGCCACCGCGCAGTCGACGGGCAGGATCGCAGGACTCGTGACGGATGCCGCCACGGGCGTGCCTCTTCCCGGCGCGCAGGTGAGCGTGGTGGGCGGGGCGGCCCGCACCTCCACCGGGGCTGACGGCCGCTACGTGCTGTCCGGCATCGCGCCGGGATCGTACACGGTGCGCGCCACCATGATCAGCCGCGCCACCCGCGACCAGACGGTGACGGTGGCCGCCGGCGCGCAGGCCACCGCCGACTTCGCGCTGGGCGTGCAGGCGCTGGTGCTGGAGGAAGTGGTGGCGGTGGGCTACGGCACGCAGCGCCGCGCCGACGTCACCGGCGCCGTGACCTCGGTGAACGCCGCCGAAATCGCGGAGCAGCCGGTGACGCGGGTGGACCAGGCGCTGGCCGGCCGCGCGGCCGGCGTGGACGTCATCACCACCAACAACCAGCCGGGCGCGCAGATGCGCATCCGCATCCGCGGCGGCAACTCGCTCACCGGCGGCAACGACCCGCTGGTGGTGCTGGACGGCGTGCTGGGCGCGGACCTGAACCAGGTGAACCCCGCCGACATCGCCAACATCGAGGTGCTCAAGGACGCCTCGGCCACCGCCATCTACGGCGCGCGCGGCGCCAACGGCGTCATCATCGTCACCACCAAGACGGGGGTGCCGGGCGAGACGCGGGTGGAGTACTCCGGCTACTACGGTACGCAGACGGTGAGCAACCGGCTGGACCTGCTGACCGCGTCGGAGCAGGCCGTGCTCATCAACGCCAACCCCAACCTCACCCTGCGCTTCGCCGATCCGGCCGCGCTGGGCAACGGCACGGACTGGCAGGACGTGATCTACCAGAGCGCGCCGCAGCAGAACCACGAGCTGTCCCTTTCCGGTGGCGCCGAGCGCACCAAGTACCGCGTGTCCGGCAGCTGGCTTGAGCAGCAGGGCGTGGTGAAGACGTCGGGATTCGACCGCGCCACGCTGAACGTGAACCTGGACCAGACGGTCAGCTCGCGCGTGCGCGCGGGAACGCGCCTCACCTACTCGCGCAGCGAAGCCAGCGGCGTCCGCGTGAACGACGGCTACGGCTCGCAGGGCGGCACGGTCACGCAGTCGGCGCTGGGCTTTTCGCCCATCGTCCCCGTCTTTACGGAGAGCGGCACGTACAGCGGGCCTCTCGTTGCCGGCGCCACGGTGGACAACCCGCTCGCCATCCTGCGCGAGCGCAGCGACCAGACGACGCGCAACTACCTGCTGGGCAACCTGTTCGCCGAGATCGACCTGCTTTCGGGGTTGACCTTCCGCAGCAGCTTCAGCTACCGCGGCAACGAGCGGCTGGCGGAGCGCTACACCTCGCGCCTGCTGCTGGCGGCTTCCGGGCTGGGGCAGGCCAACGTGGACAACGTGCGCAGCACCGACTGGATCGCCGAAAACACGGTGAACCTGCAGCGCTCGGTGTTTGGCGGGCACTCGCTGAACGCGCTGGCCGGCGTGACGGTGGAGCGCGAGCGCAACTGGGGCAGCTTCATCACCGGCCGCGGCTTTCCCAGCGACCTGCTGGGCACGGACGGGCTGGCGCTGGCCTCGGAGCGCACCGTGAGCGCGTTCGACAACACGGTGTCGCTGCTCTCCTTTCTGGGCCGCGTCAACTACAGCATTGGCGGGCGCTACCTGTTCACCGTCAGCGGGCGCAGCGACGGCGCCAGCAAGTTCGCGGAAAACAACAAGTGGGCCTTCTTCCCCTCCGCTGCCTTCGCGTGGCGCGTGAGCGGAGAAGACTTCATGGACGCGGTGCCGGCCATCAACGACTTCAAGCTGCGCGTGAGCTACGGCGAAGTCGGCAACCAGGCCATCAGCCCGTACCAGTCGCTGGCGGCGTACAGCAACGGCAACCAGTACGCGTTCGGCACCAGCTTCTTTACCAACGGCGTGCTTCCCAGCCGCCTGGCCAACCCGGACCTGCGCTGGGAAACCACCACGCAGTACGACGTCGGCGCCGACATGCGCCTGTTCAACAACGTCGTGGGGATCACGGCCGACTGGTACTACAAGCGTACGCGCGACCTGCTGTACAGCAAGCAGCTTCCCTCGCACACCGGCTTCACCTCGCAGATCCAGAACATCGGCAGCCTGGAGAACCGCGGCTTCGAGCTGGGGCTGGACGCGGAGAACTACGTGGGCGCGTTCCAGGTGCGGCTGGGCGGCAACATCTCCGTCAACCGCAACAAGGTGCTGGAGCTGGGCGGCGACAACGAGTTCACCGCCGCGGGCGCCAACAACGCGCTGCCGCGCTTTGCCGGGTCCGCGCTCGTCCGCGTGGGCGAGCCGGTGGGCAACATCTACGGCTACGTGTGGGACGGCATCTTTCAGACGGCCACCGAGGCCGCCGCCAGCGGGCAGACCGGCGCGGTGCTGGGCGGCGACCGCATCCGCGACCTGAACGGCGACAAGGTGATCAACGAGCTGGACCGCAAGATCATCGGCAACGCCCTGCCGGACTTCACCTACGGCTTCAACGGCGGGCTCAAGTACGGCGTGGCGGACCTCGCCTTTACGCTGCGCGGGGTGCGCGGCAACGAGCTGGTGAACCTGACGCGCGTGAACCTGAGCACGCCCGGCGGCACCGGAAACCAGCTGGCGGAAACGGCCAACTACTGGAGCCCCACCAATCCCACCAACACGATGACCGGGATCGGGATCGGGCCGTACGACGCCATGACCTCGCGCTGGGTGGAGGACGGATCGTTCCTGCGCCTGCAGAACGTGACGCTGGGCGTGTCCGTGCCCGAAAGCCTGCGCAGCCGCTTTGCCCGCCGCTCGGCGCGGGTGTACGTGAGCGCGCAGAACCTGTTCACCTGGACCGACTACTCCGGCTTCGACCCTGAAACCAGCTCGCGCGGCAACACCGACATCGAGCTGGGCTGGGACGACGGCAACTATCCCGGCACGCGCACGGTGACGCTGGGCGTCAACCTGGGCTTCTAGGAGCGAACCGATGAAACTTCGATACGCGCTGCCCCTGCTGGCCGTCACGGCCACCGCCGGGTGCGACAACTTTCTGGTGGAAGAGCCGCAGGACTTCTTCTCCCCCGAGAACTTTCCGGCCAGCGAGGCGGACGCCAACCTGGCGCTGGGCGGCATTCAAACGTACCACACGCGGCAGGACTACTTTTCGCGCGGGTGGTGGTTCGTGGCCGAGATCCCGTCGGACCACAGCCGGGTGACGGAGGCCAACGGCGCCCGCCGCGACCATGACGCCTTCAGCGTCACGGCGCAGAACGAGTGGATCCGCCGCGTGTGGCAGGCGGCGTACGGCTCCATCAACGCCAGCAACGTGCTCATTCAGCGCGTGCCCGAGATCACCGCCATCCCCGAGGCGCGCCGCGCGCAGATCGTGGCCGCGGCCAAGTTCTGGCGGGCGTTCGACTACCTGAACCTGGCCCGCGTCTACGGCGAGGTGCCCATCCACGAAACGCCGGTCGCCTCGCTGGAAGAGGCGCGCAACGCCACGCGCGCCCCGCTGGCGGACGTGTACGCGCTGATCGTAAAGGACCTGGAGGAAGGGTGCTCCGTCCTTCCCGCCACGTGGCCGGAAGGGCCGGGCAAGCCCACCAAGGGCGCGGCGTGCGCGGCGCTGGCCGACGCGTACCTGAACATGTCGGGCGAGCCGCTCAAGCAGAACAAGTGGGCGGACGCGGCGCGCGCGGCGAAGGTGGTGATGGACATGGGAACGCACCGTCTGCGGCCCAGCTTCCGCGAGCTGTGGCTGATCGCCAACAAGACGGACCCGGAGTTCATCTTCAGCATCCAGTTTCAGAACAACGACGCCGACGGCCTGGTGACCACGCAGTCGCGCCCCGGCGGCATCGGCACGGAAAGCGGCTTCGACTACTGGAACACCACCGAGGCGTTCATGAACACGTTCGCCACGGCGGACGCGCGCAAGGACCCCACGTTCCTTACCGAGGTGCTGTTCAACAACATCACCTACACCTACCGCGCCGGCGTGGCCGGAACCACGCAGTGGGGAACCAACGTGGAGAACCGCCGCCCGTACTGGGAAAAGTTCTTTGACGACAACCGCACGGTGCACACCGACCGCGGGCGCCGCACGGATGCCAACGTTCCCATCTACCGCTACGCCGACGTGCTGCTGATGTACGCCGAGGCGGAGAACGAGGCCAACGGGCCGGGCGCGGCGTACGCGGCCATCAACCAGGTTCGCCGCCGCGCGAACATGCCCGAGTTCTCGGGGATGAGCCAGGCGGAGTTCCGCGACGCGGTGCGGCAGGAGCGCTCGTACGAGCTGGCCTTTGAGTGCAAGCGCTGGTTCGACCTCAAGCGCTGGGGCACGTGGCTGGAGGTGCTGAAGGCCGACCCGGTGGCCGGGCCGCGCATTCAGCCGTTCCACCGCTGGGCGCCGCTGCCGCAGCAGGAGCTGGACAACAGCCCCGGCCTGGTGCAGAACCCCGGCTACTGAGTTCCATTCGTACGACGATCACCGGCCGGTGCGCCCCCGCGGTGCACCGGCCGCATCCTGAACCCCACTGGCTCCGGGACCGCGTGGCCCACAAGACCCTCGTTGCTTTCGCCGCCTGCGCGGCGCTGCTGGGCGCCTGCGCGCCCGCGGTTTCGTCCGGCGGCGCGCCGGCTCCGTCGTCGGAGCTGGACGCGCTTTCGGAGGACGCGCTGCGCTACGCCGCCGCGCACTACCTGAAGTCGGCGCGGCGGATGGACCCGTCCGCCGGGATTCCGCGAGCCACCACGGCGGACAGCGCGTGGCGCACGGTCAGCATCCACGACTGGACGAGCGGCTTCTTCGGCGGCACGCTCTGGCTGCTGCACGAGCACACGGGCGACGCGGAACTGCGTGCGCAGGCGGAGCGGTGGACGATGCCGCTGGCCGGCATCACGGCCGGGCGGTACGACCACGACCTGGGGTTCCAGTTTCACAACTCGTTCGGCAACGCGCTTCGCATTACGGGGGATGACCGGTTCCGCGCGCCGGTTCTGGGTGCGTCGCGGCTGCTGGCGGGGCGCTTCCGGCCGGCGGTGGGCGCCATCCGCTCGTGGGACAATCCGCAGTGGAAGTATCCGGTCATCGCCGACAACATGATGAACCTGGAGATGCTGCTGTGGGCGGCGCGCAACGGCGGCGATCCGGCGTGGACGGAGCTGTCGAAGCGCCACGCGGAAACCACGATGCGGGCGCACCTGCGTCCGGACGGCGGCTCGTATCACCTGGTGGATTTTGATTCGGCGACGGGCGCGATCGTGGCGCGGAAGACGGTGCAGGGCTACGCGGACAGCAGTACGTGGGCGCGCGGGCAGGCGTGGCTCACGTACGGCTACACGATGGCGTACCGCGAAACGCGCGACCCGCGTTTTCTGGACGCGGCGCGCCGCGTGGCCGCGTACGCCCTTGCCCGTCTTCCGGCGGACCACGTTCCGTGCTGGGACTATCAGGCGCCCGGCTGTCCGGATTCCGCGCCGCGCGACGCGTCCGCCGGGGCCATCACCGCGTCGGCGCTGCTGGAGCTGAGTACGCTGGTTTCGGGGGATGAGGCGGCGGGATACCGGCGGAACGCGGAGTCGATTCTGACGTCGCTGGCGTCGCCGCGCTACCTGTCGCGCGGCACGGACAAGCCGACGATTCTGCTGCACTCCGTCGGGCATCTGCCGGGGAACAGCGAGATCGACGTGGGGATCGTGTACGCGGACTACTACTTCGTGGAGGCGCTGATGCGGTACCGCGCGCTCCGCGGCCTGGGCCCGCGCGGCGTGCTCCGCGCACGCTGAGGTTTCGGCGGGGCGGGGTAGGCTCGGAGGCTGATCTGGGGCGACTGAAGTCGCGGCAACAACGGCGCGAAGTCCGCCTGCGCGGACTGCATCCGAAGCGCCGGCGCAAGCCGACGGGTTGGGCGCAGCCGCCATCCAGGAGCGAATGAATTCGCCGCTGGAAAAGCACGAAGTCCGCCTGCGCGGACTGTGGGGGACAGTGCGGCGCCGGTCGGAGGATGCCGTCCGTCCGCCGGGCGGGAGCCGCGGGTGCGTGCCGAAATTACCGCCACGCTGAGGTCTCCCCCTCTCCCGCTTGCGGGAGAGGGGGCCGGGGGGTGAGGGCAGCCCGCGGCCGCGCCAAACCATCCGGAACGCACGATCCTTTGTCCGCACCTCTTGTTCGCTGAGTATCGCCGCACCAAGGACAGCATTTGATCGACCGAAGCACCGGACGAAACCGTGTGAAAGCGGCTTCGTCCCTTTGATCCACAATCCCAATCTCTTTCGGACAGCGATGATCCACGGAATGACGTTTTCCGTCGATGACACGCGCGGCGCGTCCCTCGCGCGGCGTGCCGGGCGCGTGGCGCGGGCGATCGCATGCGCGGCGGTCTTCTGCGGCGCGGCCACGGCGGATGCGCAGGCACCCGCGGCGGCGGTTCCGGGCGTGGCGCCGCAGATGGTGAACGTGGCCGGGCGCTCCGCCACCACGCTCAACGGACGCTGGCGCAGCATCATCGATCCGTACGAGACGGGCTACTACAACTACCGCCGCCGCCCCGACGCAAACGGCTGGTTCCGCGACCGCAAACCCGCCAACGCGCAGGAGTTGATCGAGTACGACTTCGATCAGTCCCCGCTGCTGAACGTGCCGGGCGACTGGAACTCGCAGCAGGCGGAACTGCTGTTCTACGAGGGAACGGTGTGGTACCGCACCCGCTTTGAGCGCGCGCTGGCGCCCGGGCGGCGGCTGTTCGTGCACTTCGGTGGCGCGAACTACCAGGCGCGCGCGTGGATGGACGGCAACGAACTGGGGATGCACGAAGGCGGCTTCACCCCGTTCGGATTCGAGGTGACGGACGCGCTGGAAGCCGGCACGCACTCGTTAGTGGTCAAAGTAGACAACCAGCGGCACCCGGAAGCGGTGCCCACGGTGAACTCCGACTGGTGGAACTACGGCGGCATCACGCGCGAGGTCACGCTCGTGGAAACGCCCTCCACCTTCGTGCGCGACTACACGCTGCAGCTGGACCCGGCGGACCCGCGGCGGGTGCGCGGCTGGGTGCAGCTGGACGGGCCGGACTCCGCGCGCACCGCCGTCACCATCCGCATTCCGCGCGCGGGGCTGTCGCAAACGGTGACGCCCGACGCGAGCGGCCGCGCGGTGGTTTCGTTCGACGCGCGGCGGCTGGCGCGCTGGTCGCCCGATCATCCGAATCTGTATGACGTGGAGATCGCGACGGCGGCGGAGACCATCCGTGACCGCATCGGATTTCGCACGCTGGCGGTGCGGGGAACGCAGATCCTGCTGAACGGCGAGCCGATCTTCCTCCGCGGCATCAGCATGCACGAGGAGTCGCCGTACGAGGCGAGGCGCGCCTACAGCACCGACGACGCGCGCACCTCGCTGGGCTGGGTGAAGGAGCTGGGCGGCAACTTCGTGCGCCTTGCCCACTATCCCCACAACGAGGCCATGCTGCGCGCCGCGGACGAGATGGGCGTCATTGTCTGGGCGGAAATCCCGGTCTACTGGACGATCCAATGGGAGAACCCGGCCACGCTCGCCTCCGCCCGCCAGCAGCTGGGCGAGATGGTCACCCGTGACCGCAACCGTGCGTCCGTGGCGCTCTGGTCCGTGGCAAACGAGACCCCGCGCGACGCCAATCCCGCCGCGGGCCCGCGCATCACCTTTCTGCGCAACCTCGTCGCGCACGTGCGCGGGATGGACAACACGCGGCTGATCACCGCCGCGCTGGAGCACCGCTACGTGGGCCGCGACACCATCGTGATCGACGATCCGCTGGGCGAGGTGCTGGATGTGATCGGCAACAACGAATACTTGGGCTGGTACGACGGCAGTCCGGAAAAGGCTGATTCCATCACGTGGCGCAGCGCGTTCAACAAGCCGCTGGTGATGAGCGAGTTCGGCGGCGACGCGCTGCAGGGGCTGCACGGCCCGGCCGCCAACCGGTGGACGGAAGAGTACCAGGCGCGCATCTACCAGCGGCAGGCCGCGATGCTGCGCCGCATTCCC
This genomic interval from Longimicrobium terrae contains the following:
- a CDS encoding SusC/RagA family TonB-linked outer membrane protein, with the translated sequence MRWAKFFVCAAALLLGAQPATAQSTGRIAGLVTDAATGVPLPGAQVSVVGGAARTSTGADGRYVLSGIAPGSYTVRATMISRATRDQTVTVAAGAQATADFALGVQALVLEEVVAVGYGTQRRADVTGAVTSVNAAEIAEQPVTRVDQALAGRAAGVDVITTNNQPGAQMRIRIRGGNSLTGGNDPLVVLDGVLGADLNQVNPADIANIEVLKDASATAIYGARGANGVIIVTTKTGVPGETRVEYSGYYGTQTVSNRLDLLTASEQAVLINANPNLTLRFADPAALGNGTDWQDVIYQSAPQQNHELSLSGGAERTKYRVSGSWLEQQGVVKTSGFDRATLNVNLDQTVSSRVRAGTRLTYSRSEASGVRVNDGYGSQGGTVTQSALGFSPIVPVFTESGTYSGPLVAGATVDNPLAILRERSDQTTRNYLLGNLFAEIDLLSGLTFRSSFSYRGNERLAERYTSRLLLAASGLGQANVDNVRSTDWIAENTVNLQRSVFGGHSLNALAGVTVERERNWGSFITGRGFPSDLLGTDGLALASERTVSAFDNTVSLLSFLGRVNYSIGGRYLFTVSGRSDGASKFAENNKWAFFPSAAFAWRVSGEDFMDAVPAINDFKLRVSYGEVGNQAISPYQSLAAYSNGNQYAFGTSFFTNGVLPSRLANPDLRWETTTQYDVGADMRLFNNVVGITADWYYKRTRDLLYSKQLPSHTGFTSQIQNIGSLENRGFELGLDAENYVGAFQVRLGGNISVNRNKVLELGGDNEFTAAGANNALPRFAGSALVRVGEPVGNIYGYVWDGIFQTATEAAASGQTGAVLGGDRIRDLNGDKVINELDRKIIGNALPDFTYGFNGGLKYGVADLAFTLRGVRGNELVNLTRVNLSTPGGTGNQLAETANYWSPTNPTNTMTGIGIGPYDAMTSRWVEDGSFLRLQNVTLGVSVPESLRSRFARRSARVYVSAQNLFTWTDYSGFDPETSSRGNTDIELGWDDGNYPGTRTVTLGVNLGF
- a CDS encoding glycoside hydrolase family 88 protein, with protein sequence MAHKTLVAFAACAALLGACAPAVSSGGAPAPSSELDALSEDALRYAAAHYLKSARRMDPSAGIPRATTADSAWRTVSIHDWTSGFFGGTLWLLHEHTGDAELRAQAERWTMPLAGITAGRYDHDLGFQFHNSFGNALRITGDDRFRAPVLGASRLLAGRFRPAVGAIRSWDNPQWKYPVIADNMMNLEMLLWAARNGGDPAWTELSKRHAETTMRAHLRPDGGSYHLVDFDSATGAIVARKTVQGYADSSTWARGQAWLTYGYTMAYRETRDPRFLDAARRVAAYALARLPADHVPCWDYQAPGCPDSAPRDASAGAITASALLELSTLVSGDEAAGYRRNAESILTSLASPRYLSRGTDKPTILLHSVGHLPGNSEIDVGIVYADYYFVEALMRYRALRGLGPRGVLRAR
- a CDS encoding RagB/SusD family nutrient uptake outer membrane protein — encoded protein: MKLRYALPLLAVTATAGCDNFLVEEPQDFFSPENFPASEADANLALGGIQTYHTRQDYFSRGWWFVAEIPSDHSRVTEANGARRDHDAFSVTAQNEWIRRVWQAAYGSINASNVLIQRVPEITAIPEARRAQIVAAAKFWRAFDYLNLARVYGEVPIHETPVASLEEARNATRAPLADVYALIVKDLEEGCSVLPATWPEGPGKPTKGAACAALADAYLNMSGEPLKQNKWADAARAAKVVMDMGTHRLRPSFRELWLIANKTDPEFIFSIQFQNNDADGLVTTQSRPGGIGTESGFDYWNTTEAFMNTFATADARKDPTFLTEVLFNNITYTYRAGVAGTTQWGTNVENRRPYWEKFFDDNRTVHTDRGRRTDANVPIYRYADVLLMYAEAENEANGPGAAYAAINQVRRRANMPEFSGMSQAEFRDAVRQERSYELAFECKRWFDLKRWGTWLEVLKADPVAGPRIQPFHRWAPLPQQELDNSPGLVQNPGY
- a CDS encoding glycoside hydrolase family 2 protein, giving the protein MTFSVDDTRGASLARRAGRVARAIACAAVFCGAATADAQAPAAAVPGVAPQMVNVAGRSATTLNGRWRSIIDPYETGYYNYRRRPDANGWFRDRKPANAQELIEYDFDQSPLLNVPGDWNSQQAELLFYEGTVWYRTRFERALAPGRRLFVHFGGANYQARAWMDGNELGMHEGGFTPFGFEVTDALEAGTHSLVVKVDNQRHPEAVPTVNSDWWNYGGITREVTLVETPSTFVRDYTLQLDPADPRRVRGWVQLDGPDSARTAVTIRIPRAGLSQTVTPDASGRAVVSFDARRLARWSPDHPNLYDVEIATAAETIRDRIGFRTLAVRGTQILLNGEPIFLRGISMHEESPYEARRAYSTDDARTSLGWVKELGGNFVRLAHYPHNEAMLRAADEMGVIVWAEIPVYWTIQWENPATLASARQQLGEMVTRDRNRASVALWSVANETPRDANPAAGPRITFLRNLVAHVRGMDNTRLITAALEHRYVGRDTIVIDDPLGEVLDVIGNNEYLGWYDGSPEKADSITWRSAFNKPLVMSEFGGDALQGLHGPAANRWTEEYQARIYQRQAAMLRRIPMLAGTSPWILKDFRSPRRPLPGIQDYFNRKGLISDRGERKLAFYELQRFYLELRAAHPDPGAER